The nucleotide window GTTACCAATTATCAAGAAGACCAGCAATTACTTGCAGATGGCTTGGCGGGCGTGCAAACGCTCGGTGCACTAAAAGTACTCGGAAAAGGTGACGAAAATGAACTCGTTACCGATTTGCAAGGAACGCTACAGGATTCCGGTCATTATAACGGTTCAGTAGATGGATATTTTGATGGCGAAACGCACGATTCCGTTAAATCATTCCAGTCCGATGCTGATATTGCAGTCGATGGATTGGCCGGCCCTGAAACGTTTGGAGCGTTATACTACGGAAACTCCGAAGCAGTAGAAGAGGATGCTTCAGAGGATGAGGCCACTGAAGACAAAGCAACGGAAGAAGAACCTGTAGAAGATGAAGCTACAGAGGACAAAGCAACGGAAGAAGAAGCTGTAGAGGAAGAAGCTACAGAGGATGAAGCAACGGAAGAAGAACCTGTAGAGGAAGAAGCTACAGAGGATGAAGCAACAGAAGAAGAACCTGTAGAGGAAGAAGCTACAGAGGATGAAGCAACGGAAGAAGACGCAGTAGAAGATGAAGCAGCAGAAGAAGAAGGAACAGAAGAAGAACCTGTAGAGGAAGAAGCTACAGAGGATGAAGAAGCAACAGAAGAAGACGCAGTAGAAGATGAAGCTACCGAAGAAGAAGGAACAGAAGAAGAACCTGTAGAAGAAGAAGCTGCCGAAGAAGAAGGAACAGAAGAAGACGCAGTAGAAGATGAAGGAACCGAAGAAGAAGCAACGGAAGAAGAACCTGTAGAGGAAGAAGCTACAGAAGAAGAAGATGAAGACGTAGGAACCGAAAGTAATGGGACTTCTTCCGATGTGGAAGGCGAAACGTACACAATGGACGCTACCGCTTACACTGCAAATTGTGATGGCTGTAGCGGCGTTACAGCAACAGGTATTGATCTCAACAACGATCGTGACGCAAACGTTGTAGCGGTTGACCCTAATGTCATCCCACTTGGCTCCACTGTCCATGTTGAAGGATATGGCGAAGCCGTTGCAGGTGACACAGGCGGAGCCATCACTGGCGAAAGTATCGATCTTCATGTTCCAACACAAGAAGAAGCCGAACAGTTTGGCCGTCAAAGTGTTGAAGTTACCGTGCTAGATTAAGAATATATATGATCCCTTGCTACTCTGATAGCAGGGGATTTTTCTATGGTAGGTAAGAAAGTATAAATCAACTTTCTTACCTACATAGGGACTGCTGAATAACGGAAAAAGACTGGAACATAAGCATTTTCCGTTGGTGTTGTCAAAGTTAGCGGAAACTCCAACCTAATCCCTAAAATGGGAATGAATGCCCCGTTGCGAAACCCATGGAAAGAAGAAAATGATGATGAACTTATCGTGTTTTGTTGCACTCGCGGACTCATGTGGCTCCGAGGCATCGATAAGAGTCCACTAAACCTAAATCTACGGACTCGTGTGGCTCCGAAGCATCGATAAGAGTCCACTAAACCTAAATCTGCGGACTCGTGTGGCTCCGAAGCATCGATAAGAGTCCACTAAACCTAAATCTGAGGACTCAAATGACTCCCAATCAGCGAATAGAGTCCGCTAAACTCAATCCTGAGGACTCATATATCTTCCGTGCAACACAAAGAGTCTTCAAAGCTCAATCTCGAGAGCTAATCTGATATGAGGCACATGCCGAAGGGCTTTTTACGCTTTGGGGTCGGATGTCTCCACATCGGTCATTCGTCAGCACTGCCCCTTTTTGTCTGCCATTTGCCCTTCTTGGCCGAAGATGTTACGTTAAAGGCAAAGCAAAACGGAGGGCACTTAATCATGACAGTGAAAGAATTGGAAGATGAATTAAAGCTATTAAAATCGGATTATGTTCGTATTCAAGGTGACGTGGAAAAAATGGAATCCATTGGCGGGAATGTACGCCCAGTGGTGCGTCAGCTCCGTCAATTGGAGGAAGAGATCAGTCGTGTTCGTCAACAGTTAAAAGAATCGAAACAATAACCTAAGTAATTTTGTTCATGCTCATGGGTTCCCTTTTGATGAAGGGAGCTCGTATTTTTTGCGCGGAAGACTGGAGAGAATGCTGATGCTGCAAAAGCTATTTCAACTACGGGAACATGATACAACGATCAAACAAGAATTGGTCGCCGGCATAACGATCTTTTTTGCAGCGGCGCACATCATTATCGTCAATCCAACGATTTTAGCTGACAGCGGCATTCCTTTTCAATATGCCATGATCGCGACGGTCCTTGTCACTGTCATTGGCAGTTTGCTAATGGGATTATATGCGAATGTGCCTCTAGCGCTCGCGCCGGGGATGGGGATTAACGCTTTTTTTGTGTATACGCTCGTCCAAGGATATGACTTAAGCTGGCAAATGGGGCTTGCCGTTGTCATTGTGTCAGGTGTGCTCCTCATGGTTGCCACGTTTACGCCGCTCGCAGCCAGGCTGTCCGATGCTGTGCCGGCATCGTTAAAATACAGCATCAGCGCGGGGATTGGCTTGTTGCTTGTAATGATTGGTTTACAAATGGGCGAAGTAATTGTAGCGGACGCTGAAACGTTAATCAGCCTCGCTCCGATTGATTCTCCATCACTCGCATTTACGATTTTTGGCTTATTGCTTATCTTAATTCTTTATGTAAAAAAAGTAAGAGGCGCGTTTGTGATCGGTCTTTTGTTAACAACAGCGGTCATTTATATAACCGGATTCGGCGGAGAACCGGAGAGTGAGCCACCGGATTTGGGCGGATACCTTGGGATTTTTAGCGCAGCTGATTTTGGCGGGCTATTGCACGCCCCATTTTGGATGGCTGTTTTTTCATTAACGCTGCTGGTTCTTTTTGACACGTTAGGGCTTGTGCACGGACTCGTCCCATACAATAAAGACGTCAGTAAGGTGTATAAAACAAGCGCGATCAACGCTGGGGTCAGCGGTTTGTTTGGCACTTCGCCAACGGTGCTAGTCGTCGAGAGCGCGGCCGGAGTCGCCGAAGGGGGAAAAACAGGATTGACCGCTGTGACCGCCGGTTTTCTTTTCTTGACAAGCTTCGCGGTAATGCCGTTTATTTCTGCTATTCCGGAGGCGGCGATCGCGCCGATTTTAATGATCGTCGGTATGTCGATGGCGGAAAAATTGCGCGATATCCCGGGGGATTTTACAGAATGGTTTCCCGCTGGGTTAACGGCGATTCTCATTCCGCTCACCTACTCGATTATCGATGGATTGGCCGCCGGTTTTATTCTCTATCCGCTTTTAAAATGGGCGACGGGCCGTCGAAGTGAAGTGCACCCTTATCAATATGTGATCGCGTTGTTGTTTATTTGTAATTATGTTCTATTGGTTATATAGGAGAAAAGAAACATTCGATCACGTGAACGGATGAGAGGTTCGGGCATAGCAAACGTGCCGAGCGCATAAACCAATAGACGAACATTATTGCGGGGTACCCAAAATGTATGTTTCAATTGCTTTTGCCACGCCATCTTCATCATTGTCGGCAGTTTCCATATCGGCGTATTGTTTTACGTCTGTTTCTGCGTTGCCCATTGCGATGCTGAGACCGGCTGTTTCAAACATGGATAAATCATTATAATTATCGCCGATCGCGATCGTGTTTTCGGGAGCGATGCCCAGCTTCTTTGCCATAAACGTCAATCCGCTGCCTTTCTCGGCATCAAAAGGCATGAGTTCAATGTTGTCCCTGCCCGAAGATGTCAGTGCAATGCTCGGATTTGATTTCCAAGCGGCGCGAATGGTTTGTAATTTTTGAGGGAATAGGGATAAAACGAGAAATTTATAAGCGGTAAAATCATAACTTGGGATATCTTCGGGGGCCGGAAGCATCTTAACCCCCATATTATTGAGCTGGCGATCGGCCTGATCCCGTATGATGGCTGCCATTTTCCCGCCGTCGTTTTTTTCGTGGGCATACGCGTTAAGATCATCCAAAAAGAACTGGTAGGTGTCGTCCGCCGTATAAAGCCCTGCGGACGTAGCCAGATGAAAATAAAAATGCCGTTCGTGCAGCCAGGATGCAATATCGGTGGCAACGTGAAGGCCAAGGTGTTTTTCCGTCAAAATATGGCTTTTGTGGTCGGCGATCATTGCACCGTTTGCGCAAATATAACCGTCGGCCGGGATGCCGGCGGTTGTGACAATGTTTTTTGCGTCTTGCAAGGTGCGGCCGGTTGCTATGATGAAGGCGTGTCCCTGACGTTGTAAATGCTGAACCGCGGAAACCGTGCGATCACTGATCTCTTTCTCTGTATGTAATAATGTTCCGTCCATGTCGATCGCTACTAACTTCACCGTTACCACCTACTTTATCTGAGGATACCATTATTATTCTACAACAGTCCGGGTTGGAAGAAAAGGAAATGTTATTGAGAGTGAAAAAGGACGGTTTTGTATGGACAAGGGAAAGGTAAAAGGGATCTTCGTCGGCATTGCTGTGATCGTGATCGTTTATTTGGCCTCGCAAGTCGGCGATGCCTGGAGTCCGGCACGTCTTCGTGATTATATAGAAGGATTTGGGATTTTTGCGCCACTGTTATTTCTTCTTCTCAGCGGATTGCGCCCCGTCTTTTTTGCTCCGGCTTCCGTTGTTGGTTTTGTCGGCGGGCTGCTTTTTGGCCTGTGGGGCGGAGTGGTACTCACCATCATCGGTTCGCTCTTTGCTGCTGCTTTGGGCTATTTTATGGCGCAGTATCTCGGGGGCCGTTGGATCGAAAAAAAGATGCAGGGCGGGAGGTTGCTCGAATTTAGAAACCAGCTGTTGCGCTATGGGTTTTACTATGTGTTATTTTTACGACTCATCCCGATGCTCAGCTTTGATCTGATCAGTTATGTTTGCGGATTCGCGCAGACACCTTTTCTTAAATATATTACAGCGACAGCAATCGGCATTTTGCCAGGGGCCATGGCTTTTACCTTAATGGGGAGTAGTGTTGCCGCCGGGGATACGGAAGTATTGCTGCTCATTTTTGGGATTGCGTTGGTTTTGCTTATTGCCGGTTTGCTCTATTATTATGTTGTCAAACGACGTGCCTGCAATATATAAAAAAATCGTGTTATTGTAAAAAAATCTCGAAAAGCGGAGTTGAACGCATATCTTTTTGCTAAAATGGATATAGATTATTGAGTTACAAAAAGGAGGGCACCAACATGAACAAGAAATGGTTGTATTCTTTGCTTTCCGTTGTATTCGCGGTAGGAATGCTCGCAGCGTGTAATGGAGATATGGATGATGATCCCGGTATGCCTGAAGAAGGCGACGACATGGGTGAAGAAGGAGATATTTAAAACTTGACATATGAGCGCTGGCTTATGAATGAAGCCGGTGCTTATTTTTTTAACACGATCGATATTGTTTTTAATGAAATGTAGTCTTATTTTCATTGTCTTGAAATCTTCGAAAAGCTCCTGTAAATATCTTTCGCAATCTTTCTATCGGTGCCAACATTTGGACCATGGTATAATCTTCCCTCCCCTTTTCATGGGCGTTTTGCGTTGCCATAATGCGTACAGGAGGTGCTTATGCATGAAAAAATATTTATTAGCATTATCAGCTTTTTTACTCGTTCCGGCGGGAGCGATGGCAGAGGAAGAGGATGTCAGATACATAGAGGGAGATGATCATAGATCGATAGCCGTTTTCGGTTATGCCGGAAGCTTTAACGTCTCCGGCGAAGATTGGGATACGGTAGAAGATAAGTTCGAAGTCATTAGTGAGGAGCTCGATCTTCAATCCCCGGAAGACGTAGATGAAGAGCAAGAAGACCAAGACAAACCTGCAGATGAAACTGATGAAGAGAATGAGAAAGAAGAGGGCCAACCGGAAGAAGAACCGTCTGAAGAAGAACAACCGGAGCAAGAGCAGTCGGAAGAAAACAATGAAGAAGAAGGAAATGACGACGAGCAAGAACATGGCGACGGTCAAGTTGATGAACAAGACAATGAGCAAAATAATGATCAAAACTTCGAAACGGAAAGTGAATTTGAGCAAGAAGTTGTTCGCTTGACGAATGAAGAAAGAGAAGATCAAGGTCTTCAGCCGTTGGAAGCGCACAGCGATCTTTCCGATGTAGCCCGTGTAAAATCTGAAGATATGCGCGACAGCGATTATTTTTCCCACGACAGCCCGAATTACGGATCGCCATTTGATATGATGGATGAGTTCGGCATTGATTATATGGGTGCAGGTGAAAATATTGCCGCCGGCCAGCAATCCCCTGAACAGGTCGTTGAAGGTTGGATGAATTCGGATGGGCACCGCGACAATATTCTTAATGAAGACTTTACACACATCGGTATCGGCCATGTTGCAGGTGGCAGCTACGGCGATTATTGGACGCAAATGTTCATAACCGAATAGGAAAACATGCCATGAAACAGGGGAACTCCATGGAGTTCCCCTGTTGTTTTTATGGAGATTTAAAGGGGAATAACATAAAAAAGGATCGCGAAAAAGTGGGCAGCGGAACCGGCAATGACAAATACGTGCCAAATGGCGTGATGATAAGGAAAGCGGCCCCATAGATAAAAAAATGCGCCTGTCGTGTAGAACACACCACCGATGGCGAGTAACACTAATCCTCCCGTTGGAACTACAGCGGCAAGGGGTCCCCACGCAATAACGATCATCCAGCCCATTCCAATATAAACGAGCGTAGACAACACCCGGAAGCGCCTAACAAAAAAGACTTTAAATACAATCCCTGTGATTGCCAGCCCCCATATGACGAAAAACAATGTCCAACTTATAGCTCCTTCCAGTACATGAAAAAGGAAAGGAGTATACGTTCCGGCAATAAACAAGTAGATCGAAGAATGGTCGAGTATTTCAAATAGGTTTTTGGCTTTCCCTTTCGGAAAACTATGTACCAACGTAGAGCATACATAGAGCAATAACATTGTGGCACCGAAAATGGAAACACTGACGATGTGTAAAGGGGTGCCGATGTGTGTTGCGTATGCAATTAACAGCACAAGTGCCGCGATGCTTAGAAGGCTTCCGATCCCATGGGTGACGGCGTTTGCTATCTCTTCTTTTTTGGTAAAAATTTTGGAATGATCAAGCAAAATCCGCGTCCTCCCTTTTTTCAGTTCTGTCCTTATTATAACGAAAGATAAGACGAATGTGAAAAGGATGAGATGGTACGGAAAACAACAGGGCACATAGGAGCGGGAAATGCTCCCGTACCCGATTTTCCTAACTACAATAGAATGAATAAATGTTTAACGCGAAAAGGCGAGCTCAGCCTCCTCGGAAAAAAAGACGTTCGCTTTTTTCCTGCGGGGTCTTCGCCCTGCGCTTTCCCACAGGAGTCTACGAGTTTTTCCTTCGCTCGCTAATGGTGCTACCATATTTAATCACGAATATCAACCATTGATTTTAGTGTTGACCCTGTTTTTTTCAAGATAAAAAAACCGGGGACGATATTACATCCCCGATTCTCGGTTCCAAGTATAACATTTAACGTGCAAAGACGTGATCCCCGATTGAAATTGTCTCATCTCTTGTGGCATTCCAATGGTTTGATGCTTCTGCAGGATTGTAGAAGTAAGTGGACCCTTGTCCTTGCCCGTCAAAGACGATCGCTTCGCGAGCGGCTCGTTTCGATTCTTCGTCAGCCGGCTGATCGATCGTTCCGTCAAGGACAGGGCTAAACTGGTAACTCCCGCTTTCAACTTCATAGACAACCTCATGGATGGAATCCGGAAAGTTATCCGCAGCCACGCGGTTAAGCACAACGGTTCCAACGCCTACTTTTCCATCATAAGGCTCCCCATTTGCCTCAGCCTGAATGATACGGGCGAGAAGCGCTTCTTCTTCGGCTGAAACGGATTCTGGAATGTCCAGTTGTTCTCCCGGAGAGACGGCATCTTCGGATTTTCCGTTTGTTTCTTTAATGTCCTCGGTAGCAACGCCATGGTCTAATCCGATCGACCAAAGCGATTCTCCCTCGTTGACTTCGTGCGTATCGGCATTGGCCTCCGATACGCTTGTAAAAGCAAAAAATGCGGCGAGCGGCAAAGCCGCCAATTTTAATCGTTTCATAGATTTATGTACCTCCTCTATCAATATGTGCAATATTAAGGTAACAAGGAACGAGGACTATTGCATCAGGTAATGAATCCCAATTACACAAAATGACAAAAGAAAGGTTGTTTCAATAGGAAAGACCTATATTTTTAACATTTGCGTTACAAAGGCTTGTAACATTAAACAGCAAAAAAAACCGGCATAATACCGATTTTTATTCATTTATTTCATCATAAGTATCCAAACTATCATCCGGAGTGTAAGGCTCCGAAGTATCAATGTGTCCGAATAGTGATTCCTGTATTTCTCCGTCGAGAAGAAATTGGGTTGAGTCATATCCAAACTGAGCCATAATGTGCGCTACTTGGTCTAAGAAGGCTGTTTCCGCAGAAGAACCGAAATTGGCATCGGTGATTTCCGGAGAGAATGATATGTGTGCAATGCTATCTTGATCATCTACGTATTGAACGTCCACGCCCTCATCGGTGAGGGATGTCAATTCGTCATTTTCCGGCCCGCTCAACCATTCTTCCACTGCGGAAGCGGGCAATTCTTCCGTGGATGCAGCAGTCACTGTTCGAGTTTCCCGATACATGTTCAACGCTTCTTCATCATAGAAAAGAAAATCGACTTCTTCCGTGGCTGTGCCGTCTTCATTTTCCTCTTCTATGTCATCTTCTGCGGTTCCTTCTTCTTCTGTTTCATTTTCCGAATCATCTGTTTCCTCATCCGTTTCAGCAGGCAGTTCCTGATCATTGTCGCTTGCTGAATCGTCATCTGCATTGTTGCATGCGCCGACTGTCATCGCCATAGCAGCGGTAACAACAAAGATGATTGGTCGTTTCATTTTTTATTCTCCTCCCCAGTACAACTAAAATGTAGCCACTTTAGTTTAAGAAACCCCCTCTTGTTTGTCAAAACTTTAATGAGGCTCTAGCAGGACGATGAATCCGTGCTATAATGGCGTAGACTGCTAATTTTGAATGTCAAAAAATGATGATAAACAATATGAAAAATTGTAACGCTTCCGGCTAAAAAACGACTGTTAGGGGGAACGGAAGTGGCTGATCGTACGTTTGACCGTCTTTATGAAGAATATCACCAATCCATATATCAATTTATTTATTACATGATACGGGATCGAAATGTAGCCGAAGAACTTGTGCAAGACGTCTATATAAAAGTTTTGGGATCGTACGAAAATTTTGATGGAAAGAGTAATGAAAAAACATGGTTATTTTCAATAGCGAAACATTTGGCGATTGATTATATTCGAAAAGAAAACCGACAAAAAAGAAAATGGTTTGGGACAATCGTGTCGAACGAAAAAATTGACACCCACGATCCTGATCCTTTGCCTGAAGAAATTGCGGTGAAGAAGGCTGAAGTTCAGGTCGTTTATGAAGCCCTTGGCACTTGTTCACTCGCTCATCGTCAAGTGCTGATTCTTCGTTTTATCCAGTCATTATCCGTTAAGGAGACAGCCGAATCGTTAGGGTGGTCCGAGAGCAAGGTTAAAACAACCCAACACAGGGCCATTCAACAGCTTAGAAAGACTTTGAACACAGATGAAAGGGAGGAGGGAAACCTTGAGACGCAATCATCGCGAAGACGAAATCGAACGTAATTTAAAGGCGCTTGATGGAATCAAAGATACACGCAGCAAAGAGGAGATTTATCGCAATATCCAGCTGAAAATGAACGAACGCAAGCAGCCGGTTCGTCGATTCAGAAAGCCGGTTGTATGGGGACTGTCGTCAGCTGCCGTCGTCGTATTGACGGTGATTGTTGTCTCCCAGGGCCCTTCCCCATCCTCCCAAGGAGAATTCGGCACTGAGCCAACAACGGAACGTGAAGAAGATAGCTCTGCAATGGATGAAGAGGATGGAGACGCCGAAGAAGATATGGAAGACGAGCAGGATGAACAGGAAGAGACCGTCATTGAAGAAGATGGAGAAGAAATACAAGAAGGGGTTCGAGAAGAAGACGTACAACCTCCGGTCGATAGCAATGGAGAGGAAGGTGAGCAAGAGGAAGACACGGAAGAGGAAAATATAGAAGAGGATTCCATTGATCGAAGGGTAGTGGAAATGGATGAAGTATATGCTGACGTTGATTACCGGTCTGCGGCTTCTCAAAACGAACAACAACTCCTTGCTTTGCCATTTTTAGCTCCCGACAATGAAACGATCGTGCCCATTACCGTTGATCATTCCGGAGATGCAGAGGAGAACGGCGCCGACGAGATGCTCGATCGTATAGATCCGAATGCACTTGGGTTGCAAGCGTCTCCGTTACTGGACATTGAAGAACAGGAGCAGGAAGATGTGAAAATCCGTGAAGGATTAGAGGAAATTGCCCGCTTCGATATAGAGCAACCTTGGCCGTCCGAATGGGAGGATTGGTTCCAACAGGAAGATGCTGACTTCGAAGCATCCGCTGGATACTATGTTTTTCAGGCCGGTGAAGGAAATGCTTATCTTGTAACCGGGCAAAGCTTGGATATGGAAGATGCCTCCGATGAGAACCTGGAAGAAACGTTACAGCGGATGGAAACGGAAGAAAATGAATATGTCGAGTCGGTGATCCCTCCCTATGTTGAACTGGACAACGTGGATGAACGTGACGAAGAAAGTGTTTTGTTATCATATTCCGGTCTGGATGAATGGAGCGAAAATGATGAAACACAATTATTGATGTTTGTCGAAGGCGTTTTATTGACGGCCGCTGATTTTGGCTATCATGATGTCGAATTTGATGGGGATATGGACGAAATCGAACAGATCGGACCGTATGATTTAAGCGAAACCATCGATCCGCCCGCCTCTCCAAACTATATCGGAGAAATAGCAAATTAATGCCGGAAACCCGTGGGGGCTTCCGGCAGAGGACCTATACAAAATCCGATGCGCTTTCCATTGCATTTACGGAGCCTGCGCCTTGTGTGTTTTCGTCAAGCCCCATATCTTCTGCTCCTTCGAGCAATCTTGTTTTGATGTCGTCCGGTTCCCAGTCACTGTTTAATTCCAACAGTTGAGCACAAATGCCGGCAACGATCGGTGTGGCCATCGATGTACCGGACATGGCAGTGTAATGATTATCGACCCTGCTGGATTTTGTTACTTTATCGAGAAATGAACGCGGAGATCGAACGGCAACAACATCGACGCCCGGCGCAAGGATGTCCGGTTTCGTTTCTCCATCGATCGTTGGTCCGCGGCTGGAAAAACCGGCAACCGTATCATCGGCGCGCTCCGGAGTGTTTTGATCGTCGAGGGCACCTACGGTAATAATCTGTGGACTAATGCCAGGAGAAGAAATAGTGCCGGAACTCGACCCTTCATTCCCGGCGGCAGCAACAACGACCATCCCTTCGTTCCAGGCTTCGTTCACTGCCTCCACAACCGGATCATCATCGGCAGGTTCAGAGGCCGGGCTTCCCAAGGAAAGAGATAGAATATCAATATTGTATTCTTCTTTATTTTCCAGGCACCAATCAATACCGGCAATGATGTTTGATAATGGACCGGCTCCTGATCTGTTAAGCACTTTAACACCCGCAATATTCGCATTCGGCGCCGGGGCTACGTATTTCCCGTCGGATAGATACCCATTCCCGGCCGCGTCCCCTGCGCAATGTGTGCCGTGGCCGTTATCATCGTATGGTTCGGTACGATCGTTGATGAAATCTTTAAAAGCTACAATTCGATTTTCCGGTTCGGTGAAATCTTGACTCGGATGCACGCCGGTGTCAAGGATGGCGATTGTTGACCCTTCACCGGTGAGATCGCTTTCTTGCAAAAGGGCGGAACGTGTTGTCTTTGTAGCGGTATTGAGCAATGCGCTTACAGAACGATTTAAATAGATTTTTTCGATATCATCGCAATTATTACATAGTTTTTCGAGTGCTTGAGCTGTTAATATGCCGCTTTGGCATGAAAAACGCGGAAACGATTGCTTCACTTTGCAACGAACATGCTTCTTCGCAATATATTGGAATACGGCGCTCCCGTTTTGATAACAGTCTGAACCACGCTTGAATTTAACGAGGACGGGAAAAGCTTTTGTGCTGCGAATCCAGTGATCTGTCATATTTTGCAGAAAACACGGGGTGAATCGTAACGGTCTGATTGCCCCGATCAATGCATGCCTAAGATGAGTATCTATCAAAGGTCCATATGCACGGGCAATCTTTACGGTAGACAAATGAAACATAGAAAAAGCCCCTTTTCTTTGCTGGTGTTACAAGCACACTATGCTTGTCGTACCAGCACCGGGGCGGTTTTTGTTTAGAGAGAGACAAAAATGATTGATTTGTTTATGCTTGGCATCGGCGGGAATTTGCCCGCTTATTAGATGTTCTAACTAAAAGAGGTTTGCCAAAACACCTGCAATGACGAGAATAATGAAGATGATCCCCAATGTGTTAGCGATCAACGAGCCATTGATTCGAGGCTTTCGTTGTTTGTTCCAGCGGGTAGGATCAAATTGAGGTGAACCATCGCCATCCTTCGGCGGCCTGAACCGTTGATAAGGGATGAACGGCCGGGCGTTTTTTAAGAACGGCGAAGCAAAGGCCATCCCTGCTAATGCACCGATAAGGTGTGCCAAAATATTGATGCCGGGCGTTAAAAACGTCATGATAATACCGATGAAGAGAATAATGGTAACAATTTGTCGGCTTTGGGGGTCAATTAGCTCTTTTCGAAACAGCATCATATAAACATATAACCCGAGTAGTCCGTAAATCGCGCCGGAAGCACCAACATGGCGATAAGAAAGATCCTCCAACAGAAACGTGGCCACGTTCGCCGTAACCCCCGTTAGAAAATAAAAAGCAACAAACTTTACTTTTCCCAACATTTGTTCGAGTGCAGGTCCGAACAAAAAAAGGGCAAATGAATTAAACAACACATGTTGCAACCCCAGATGCAAAAGAATCGGTGTAAACAGCCGC belongs to Salicibibacter cibi and includes:
- a CDS encoding cell wall hydrolase, which gives rise to MKRLKLAALPLAAFFAFTSVSEANADTHEVNEGESLWSIGLDHGVATEDIKETNGKSEDAVSPGEQLDIPESVSAEEEALLARIIQAEANGEPYDGKVGVGTVVLNRVAADNFPDSIHEVVYEVESGSYQFSPVLDGTIDQPADEESKRAAREAIVFDGQGQGSTYFYNPAEASNHWNATRDETISIGDHVFAR
- a CDS encoding Cof-type HAD-IIB family hydrolase, which encodes MKLVAIDMDGTLLHTEKEISDRTVSAVQHLQRQGHAFIIATGRTLQDAKNIVTTAGIPADGYICANGAMIADHKSHILTEKHLGLHVATDIASWLHERHFYFHLATSAGLYTADDTYQFFLDDLNAYAHEKNDGGKMAAIIRDQADRQLNNMGVKMLPAPEDIPSYDFTAYKFLVLSLFPQKLQTIRAAWKSNPSIALTSSGRDNIELMPFDAEKGSGLTFMAKKLGIAPENTIAIGDNYNDLSMFETAGLSIAMGNAETDVKQYADMETADNDEDGVAKAIETYILGTPQ
- a CDS encoding CAP domain-containing protein — translated: MKKYLLALSAFLLVPAGAMAEEEDVRYIEGDDHRSIAVFGYAGSFNVSGEDWDTVEDKFEVISEELDLQSPEDVDEEQEDQDKPADETDEENEKEEGQPEEEPSEEEQPEQEQSEENNEEEGNDDEQEHGDGQVDEQDNEQNNDQNFETESEFEQEVVRLTNEEREDQGLQPLEAHSDLSDVARVKSEDMRDSDYFSHDSPNYGSPFDMMDEFGIDYMGAGENIAAGQQSPEQVVEGWMNSDGHRDNILNEDFTHIGIGHVAGGSYGDYWTQMFITE
- a CDS encoding peptidoglycan-binding domain-containing protein, whose product is MLKLQATNRLRNYSLSAVAAGFVFFAGPIAADASDFGDKLLTDGIENSHVEKLQDLLVEEGYLQQNDASGVYDNSTTDAVTNYQEDQQLLADGLAGVQTLGALKVLGKGDENELVTDLQGTLQDSGHYNGSVDGYFDGETHDSVKSFQSDADIAVDGLAGPETFGALYYGNSEAVEEDASEDEATEDKATEEEPVEDEATEDKATEEEAVEEEATEDEATEEEPVEEEATEDEATEEEPVEEEATEDEATEEDAVEDEAAEEEGTEEEPVEEEATEDEEATEEDAVEDEATEEEGTEEEPVEEEAAEEEGTEEDAVEDEGTEEEATEEEPVEEEATEEEDEDVGTESNGTSSDVEGETYTMDATAYTANCDGCSGVTATGIDLNNDRDANVVAVDPNVIPLGSTVHVEGYGEAVAGDTGGAITGESIDLHVPTQEEAEQFGRQSVEVTVLD
- the trhA gene encoding PAQR family membrane homeostasis protein TrhA, coding for MLDHSKIFTKKEEIANAVTHGIGSLLSIAALVLLIAYATHIGTPLHIVSVSIFGATMLLLYVCSTLVHSFPKGKAKNLFEILDHSSIYLFIAGTYTPFLFHVLEGAISWTLFFVIWGLAITGIVFKVFFVRRFRVLSTLVYIGMGWMIVIAWGPLAAVVPTGGLVLLAIGGVFYTTGAFFYLWGRFPYHHAIWHVFVIAGSAAHFFAILFYVIPL
- a CDS encoding NCS2 family permease — protein: MLQKLFQLREHDTTIKQELVAGITIFFAAAHIIIVNPTILADSGIPFQYAMIATVLVTVIGSLLMGLYANVPLALAPGMGINAFFVYTLVQGYDLSWQMGLAVVIVSGVLLMVATFTPLAARLSDAVPASLKYSISAGIGLLLVMIGLQMGEVIVADAETLISLAPIDSPSLAFTIFGLLLILILYVKKVRGAFVIGLLLTTAVIYITGFGGEPESEPPDLGGYLGIFSAADFGGLLHAPFWMAVFSLTLLVLFDTLGLVHGLVPYNKDVSKVYKTSAINAGVSGLFGTSPTVLVVESAAGVAEGGKTGLTAVTAGFLFLTSFAVMPFISAIPEAAIAPILMIVGMSMAEKLRDIPGDFTEWFPAGLTAILIPLTYSIIDGLAAGFILYPLLKWATGRRSEVHPYQYVIALLFICNYVLLVI
- a CDS encoding GerMN domain-containing protein, yielding MKRPIIFVVTAAMAMTVGACNNADDDSASDNDQELPAETDEETDDSENETEEEGTAEDDIEEENEDGTATEEVDFLFYDEEALNMYRETRTVTAASTEELPASAVEEWLSGPENDELTSLTDEGVDVQYVDDQDSIAHISFSPEITDANFGSSAETAFLDQVAHIMAQFGYDSTQFLLDGEIQESLFGHIDTSEPYTPDDSLDTYDEINE
- a CDS encoding TVP38/TMEM64 family protein translates to MDKGKVKGIFVGIAVIVIVYLASQVGDAWSPARLRDYIEGFGIFAPLLFLLLSGLRPVFFAPASVVGFVGGLLFGLWGGVVLTIIGSLFAAALGYFMAQYLGGRWIEKKMQGGRLLEFRNQLLRYGFYYVLFLRLIPMLSFDLISYVCGFAQTPFLKYITATAIGILPGAMAFTLMGSSVAAGDTEVLLLIFGIALVLLIAGLLYYYVVKRRACNI
- a CDS encoding SE1832 family protein → MTVKELEDELKLLKSDYVRIQGDVEKMESIGGNVRPVVRQLRQLEEEISRVRQQLKESKQ
- a CDS encoding RNA polymerase sigma factor SigX; translation: MADRTFDRLYEEYHQSIYQFIYYMIRDRNVAEELVQDVYIKVLGSYENFDGKSNEKTWLFSIAKHLAIDYIRKENRQKRKWFGTIVSNEKIDTHDPDPLPEEIAVKKAEVQVVYEALGTCSLAHRQVLILRFIQSLSVKETAESLGWSESKVKTTQHRAIQQLRKTLNTDEREEGNLETQSSRRRNRT